The genomic DNA TGTAGGGGGCTAATTTTATGAATGATCTTATTAATATTGAGTTTGCCTTAAAAGAAAATCAACGAGTTCGTCATATATGGACACGGATATTAGGGTTAAGAAAAAAGTTACATAAAAGTAGTTATTAGAAAGAAGCTGTCATATATCCGGCATCTAGGTGCCTTAATGCTTTAAGCATTCTGTTTATCCTGGAGTCATACTATCATTGCGAGTTGCCCACCACTATTGTTTCCCTGAACAAGCGAGAAGCAAAGCTTCGAGTAGGATTCGGGGTCCAGATCACACTCATGGTCGAAGATCATGGCAAAATTAATAAACTCTCGCTATGCTCTTTGAGCATGTATTTTAGTCTGGATCCTGAATCTGCGTATGAAGCTGCGTTTCAACGCGTTCAGGAAAACAGTGACGTGGGAATCTAATAAGGGAGTTTTAAATTAAAAATTGTCCCTTAGATTGTTTTGTTATAGATGCTCAGAATCTGTCTTAAAAGGATGTAAAACATAAGACAAGATAGATTTAAGATTATCTTGCCTTAAGCAGGTGTAATATTTTCTTAGGATATAAATATTAAAATATCCAGAAATATGAAGCATATTTGATCATGAAGTCTTCGTCATGAAATGTTTCACTTTTCATAGCCGCTTTGGTTTTCTGCATGATTATTGACATACGTTCATCGCTTTTTTTGCTTTTGTATATTCTCATTTTTTCAAAATTTTTATGTATATTATTAAAACTTTTATTTATATTGATGAATTTTTTATTTGCAAAAGGGTCAATAAGTTGTGGGGTAACTGGAGGAGTAGAATATTTTGAATTGTGTAAGTTTTGTATGTATAAATTGCTGTTTTTTTTGTATTGGTCAACAAGCATTTCATTTTGCGTTGTTCCCAAAGCTGTTTTCGTTATCTCGTGGGCTGCTTTCTGTGCATCTAGTATTTCTCTTAAAAGAACGTCCGAACGTTCTTTTAGCAATAAATGTAGATCTTCATTTGGCATTTTACTGTATATATTGTCACAGATTTGATCGATGAGGTTTATGTATTCGTTTGCTTTATCATCATATTCGTTTGCGTATGTTGTGCTGGTAAATGCAAGAAGCATAAGTAAGATAATTTTTTTCATTTTAGTGTCTTTCTATTTTAAATGTTAATTTATAATGTTAAATTTATATTCAGTTATTATTAAATTTAACAGATAATAAAATATCAAATTATTTTAAAATAAAATACCCGTAAAAAATACTGGGTTTTTTATTTTTTTGAGGGGGTATGTTTGTTTTTTGACAGATTACAGATTTTAATAATAATTTTTAAATTTAAAAAACAAAAACATAAAATAATATTTTTTTATAAAAAAAGAATTAATTTAAGTAAAGTTTCATATAAAATATATTTTGTTAAATAATTATTGATTTTTTTTGTTTTAAAGTTTATACTTATGAAAGTTAATTACATTAAAAGGAGTTTAAAAATGAAATTTAAAATATTTTTGGCGTCACTCATCTTAGGTGTTTTTGCCCATCAGGGCACAATTTTTTGCATAGGTGACGATGAGGAGTTAACCAGCAAGATCGTAGAGATTTTGGATGGTGACGAAGTCGACACAAGTTCATCTTCTTCAAGCTCTATCTCGGAAAAGAGAGAAAATCAAGATGAAGTTATAAATTTTAATTTATTACCACTTGAACTAAAAATACAAATTTTAAAAGAATGTTCTTATTCAGATTTGAAAAATACCAAGAACGCACTCAAGGCTGAGATTAAAGAAAAAATTAAAAGTAAAAATCCTGATAATACGATTTCTGTACCTCTTGAGGTTCGTGAAACAGCACAGGAAATAGATTCTCAATTAAATGGAATAAGACATTATTTAAATCGTCCCATAAATATTATTGTTTGTTTTGCTGATAAAATTGATAGATCTAGGTCTTTTGATTTTTATTGCAATGGAATATTAGTGAAACATGCAGAAATTATAGTGGAAAGAAATACGTTAGATGGGCACTTAAAACCCGCAGAAATAATTATAGATAATTATAGGATCAACGAAACAGATTTGCCGTTGCACATAACATATACTAGTAGGATCATTGATGAAAGAGTTTGGCGTAATCTCGAAAATAGCGGCATCAATCAAGAAGCATATTTAAGATTGATGAATAGATTGCCAAATCCGGAATTGGGAATAATCACCATAGATGATCTTTTGAGTTATAAAGACAATAAATTGCCCGTTGAAGAGATTCGTTTTGTTGAAAAAAAAGAACCGAAAGGTTTTGATATGCAAATCGAAGCTGGGGTGAGTTTGGATTAAGTAAAAATCATTAATTTTTAATAGGTAAAGCAGCTTTGATTAAGGCTGCTTTATCTTAATATATAAATTTAATAAGGGTTATAAAGTAAAATGAAATTTAAAATATTTTTGGCGTCACTTATCTTAGGTGTTTTTGCCCATCAGGGCACAATTTTTTGCATAGACGACGATGCGTTTACCAATAAAAGCATAGATATTTCGGATGATGCCGAAGTCGACACAAGCGCTGAATCTACATCTAGTTCTTCATCTAGCGCAGGATCGTCTGACCTTCTTTTTTCACCGGAAGAAAACTGTTATTTGTTACAAGAATATAATGAAATAACTTGTTTTTTTGAATCGATTAAAGAAGAAATTATTCAAAACGCTTTTATTGAGAGCGATGATTATGAAGTGCATACTGAAGCGTTTCTTACAGAAAAGTTTAATAAGCATCAATTTATAACTAATAATGAAGAAATCCATCTAGCTTTTAATCAAAAATCAGAAAATTTAGATTTAAATGATATTGTTAAATGTAGAAAAATAAATTTACATTTCGATGTTATTAGTGATTTTATGCTTTGTAAAAAATTCGAAATAAAAGAGTTTTTAATTATTGTTTTAGAAAAATTAAAAAACGAAATCGATGAATTAAGAAAATATTTAACTATAAATGAAAATACACCTAACATATATTTAATTCTTAAGAGTGAAATTTTTGTTATAAGTTCTTCTATATATAGAATTTTATCTGATTTGAAAATGCGCAATGAAGATCATGAAGCAGCAATTGAACTTAGGTTAGACTTAATGGGTTTTCCATACAAAAATTATGAATCTTTATTAAAAAAAGCAGATGTTTTTGATTTAATACAAAGAATTTTTGTATATTATTTGAATGGTAATCGAACGGATCTTGAACGATTAAATAAGTTTATTAATTATCAGCAAAAATTTTTTTCTTTTGTAAAAGGATCCATTTGTGATGATCTTAAACATACCGTTTTGAATGCTCTTAATTTCTTGGCTATACAAGAAAAACCAGATCATTTAATTGATATTATTGGACTTCTTCCTGAGGAATTTTTTAGAGATTATAAAGATGATGTTTATAAAGAGCTTATAAAAGCGATTACTGTAAATGGATTAACAGAAAGGTCTTTTATAGGGCTTTTAAACAATTTAGAAAAAAAAGGTGTTTTTAAGGATATATTAACTGATGATTCTAATATCATAAAAAAGAATCCTGATTTGGCCTTTGTTTTTGCAAATATTTATAACGTTATTATGGACTTTGCTAAGGTTTCGGATCTTTATGAAGTCGCATATGATCTTTCTAAAAAATTTGATTATTTGTATCATGCAATTTCAGTAAATATTAAAATAAATAACCCTTCTAGAGATATGATGTTACAATTAAAATTATTTGATTTGAATATAAATAGAAAAGATAAAAATAATGATGTTAAATATTTCAATGGATTATTAGGAAATTTAGAACGTAATATGGATTTTAGTATTTCTATAATTTTTAAAGATATTACAAACAAAATAGGGCTTGATAATATTTTAAGTAATGTTAATATTTCTTTAGAATTAATAAATTCAATTAAAAATGTAGATGTTTGTTGTGATAAATGGAATAGAAAGAAAATTTTAAAACAGTATCTTGATGATTTAAATAATAACTTTCTTGAAATAAAGAATTTAATTGATTCCATTACAAATTTTAATACTAAACCTTCTAGTAGTTCTTCATCTTGCAGTTCTTATTTAAGTTCATCTTCCTATGAGTCGAGCGTTGTTTTAAAAGCCGTTTCATCCAACATCTCTTCTTCAAGTTCATCTTCTTCTGTACGAAATCTAGTTCCAAAAGCCACAAAAAAAAAGAAGACAAAAGACAGAAATGTTGTTTCATCCAACAGCTCTTCTTCAAGTTCATCTTCCTCCGTGCGAAATGTAGTTTCAAAAGCCCCGAAAAAAAAGAAGACAAAAGACAGAAATACTGTTTTATCCAGCAGCTCTTCTTCATCTTCCATCTCTACGCCAAGTCTAATTTTAAAAGCCCAAAAAGTGTTTGAAACGTCTCCAGATCAAACTATTAATACTTCCAGTTCGTCGTCGAATGCTTCTTTTGAGATGAGTATGCCTCTTGTTAAGAGCTCTGATATTGTGCAAAGCGCACGAAGCTATCTGAAGACTCTTGCGCCAAAGAAAGAAAAGAAAAAAACAAAAAAAGACAATTCTTTAAAAGAGGCTGCTTTTTTAGAAAGCAAAAAAATAGAATCATCGTCTAGTCAAGAATTAAAAAAAATTGATTCTAAAAAATTAGATCATGCTGGTTCTTCATTAAGATCTGCTTATAATCATGCCTCAGTTTTTATGCCAGGTTTTATGTCGACAATGCTTCGGGGTGGAAAAAAAGCGAAAACCTTTTTAAGTCGCGTGAAATCGCTTGCGAAATTAAAATGGCGCCCAGAACAAATAGAATCCATGGTGACAAGAATGGGACTAACTTTTAATGTGCAAAGAGGTCATGGTTCTCATGTGATGATTTTTGGAGAAGATATGAAACCTATCACGATGCCAAATCATGGGGATTGTAAAACAGGTGCGCTTGTTCCATTGTTTGAAACACTTCATCAGCGTTCTTTAGTGCCTGACGAAATTGGTAAAAAGATTAAAAATGTTCTGAAAAAAGAGCTTGGTGATCATGGTGAAGACGAAGATGATCAAATTGAAACGCCTTTTCAAGTATCTGTTGATTCATTATCTTTTTCAAGTTTTCCTGGCGATACTTCAGAGAGTGATGATTTAGGTGATGACACAGAAAATTTTGAAGACGACTCTTCTGGGGAAGAGTGAGTTAAATATTTTTTATATTAGACTTATAGTATAAAATGATGATGCCTTATTTAAAGTTGATATCGTCGATTGGAATATGTGTAGCGACGATTTTAAAAAATGATTAAAAAAGACCTTGTTTTGTTTCAACAAAGTGAGTTTGCTGTGGATGTTCAGAATCTGTCTTAAAATCATGTAACCCTAAGACAAGATAGATTTTAAGATTATCTTGTCTTAGGTATTGTAAGATAATTAAGAAAATATTTTTCTTTCTTAATTATTTTGTTATGAAATCACGTGCCCATGTTCCTAAAGTATCTGTGTGTATTTGCATTGCTTTCATTTCATGAAGGGTGTTATTTGCGGCATAGAAATTTATCAATGTGTTATGTAATGCATCGATTGTGTTCTTATGTCGAGTATTCATCCAGTTGCTTTGATTGTTCATTTTTCCAAGTGTGTCAGCAATATTCTGTAACGTTATAGATTCTTCTCTTGAAAGAAGAGTTATTTCATTCCAAATTACGTCTAATTGTTGTTTAAGCATTAGATGTAAATTATGGTTTGGTGCATTGCCTAATATATTGTCGCTCATTTGAGTGATAATATTCCTATGTTCAATTATTTTATCATCTAATAAAGTAGCATGGACAAGGTCTGTGCTAGAAAATGCAAGAAGCATAAGTAAGATAATTTTTTTCATTTTAGTGTCTTTCTGTTTTACATGTTAATTTATAATGTTAAATTTAGATTCAGTTATTATTAAATTTAACAGATAATAAAATATCAAATTACTTTTAAAAAAAATACCCGTAAAAAATACTGGGTTTTTTATTTTTTTGAAAGTGGTATGTTTATTTTTTAATAGGTTGTAGATTTTAATAAAAAAATTTTTGAATTTGTTTTTTATTTAAAATGGTTGTTTTGGTTTTACAAAACCAATTCCCGACATCCCTCTAACCCAATCTTCTCATGGGTTGAAAGTATCGCCACACCCCCCGCTTCAAGATGTTTCATAATAGCGTCTTTCAAAATATCAGATGCCTCTTGATCTAAATTGGTGAAAATTTCATCCATAATCCAAATAGGTCTGTGGCTTGAATTTAAATAATAGGCTAAAAACAATCGTTTTTTTTGGCCTTGCGAATAAGTTCGAATGAAATCATTCGCATTGATTTTAAACGCACTCAAATGATCTTCAATTTGCTTTTTTTTGAATCGATGGTTTGAGATTTTAAGCCAAAAACGAAGCATTTCATAGCCTGTAAGTTCAATGTCCACAGGCAAAGAATGACCAAAATAATGAACATTGTTTTCTTTAATTCTATGGCCTTGCCAATGAATTGTGTCGTCCTCATGCTCCAGCAAACCCGCAATTAATTTTAAAAGGGTTGTTTTGCCAGATCCATTGGCACCTTTTATAAGAAGGGCCTCACTTTTATTAAGTGTAAAAGAAATATTTCGAAGGATGCGTTGCATGCCTCTGAAAAAGCAAAGATTTTTAATGTCTAACATCAGCACTTGTATGATTGTGTAATTTTACCTAAAATAGCGCATAAAAGAATCAAATGTCCATTAATCTTATCAGGAGGAACAAAGTGTCAGATCCCAAAGCCAAAGCCAGGCAAATTCTTAAAGTAGGAAATACTTCCTATACGTATTACAGTTTAGCGTCTTTAAATGATCCTGACATCAATCGTCTTCCTGTGTCATTGAAAGTATTACTTGAAAATTTAATTCGCCATTATGATGGCACGCATGTCAAAGATGCTGATATTAATGCTTTTAAAGCGTGGACAAAAAAGAAATCCTCGAATCACGAGATTTCCTTTATGCCGGCGCGTGTATTGATGCAAGATTTTACAGGTGTGCCAGCTGTTGTTGATTTAGCAGCGATGCGTGATGCTGTGAAAAAATTTGGTGGCGATCCAACGCATATTAATCCTATGACGCCCGTTGATCTTGTGATCGATCATTCGGTGATGGTTGATAATTATGGGACGAGTGATTCTTTCGCACAAAATGTGCATTTTGAATATCAACGCAATAAAGAACGTTATGCCTTTTTAAGATGGGGTCAACAAGCCTTTGATAATTTCCGCGTTGTACCACCAGGAACAGGCATTTGCCACCAAGTTAATTTGGAATATTTAGCGCAAACTGTGTGGACCGCCCACGAAGAAGGCAGCCAAAATCAAGTCGCCTATCCTGATACGCTTGTGGGTACTGATAGTCATACGACAATGGTTAATGGTTTAGCTGTTTTAGGCTGGGGTGTTGGTGGGATTGAAGCCGAAGCTGTCATGCTCGGTCAATCAATTTCCATGATTATTCCTGAAGTTATTGGCTTTAAACTAACAGGCGCATTGCCTGAAGGCACGACGGCCACTGATCTTGTTTTGACGGTCACTCAAATTTTACGTTCTAAAGGTGTTGTCGGCAAATTTGTTGAGTTTTTTGGCTCGGGGTTAGCGTCTTTGCCATTAGCGGATCGTGCGACGATTGCGAATATGGCGCCTGAATATGGCGCGACGTGTGGTTTCTTCCCCATTGATCAAGAAACAATTAAATATCTAGAATTTACCGGTCGTGACGCACAACGCGTAAAACTTGTTGAAGCCTATGCTAAAGCGCAAGGTTTGTGGCGCGATGAAACAAGTCAAGATCCAATATTTACTGAAATTGTTGAACTCAATTTAGCGAACGTAAAATCATCGATGGCAGGACCTAAACGTCCACAAGATCGTGTTGATGTTGAAGCAGCCCCTGCATCTTTTGATACAATGTTTAAAGAATCAGTATCCGACGGTAAAGTTAGAAGTGTTCAAGTTGAAGGTCAAAATTATGCTCTTCAAGATGGGCATGTTGTGATTGCAGCGATTACAAGCTGTACAAATACTTCGAATCCATCGGTGATGGTCGGCGCGGGTCTTTTGGCGCGTAAAGCACTTGCAAAAGGCTTGAATGTAAAGCCTTGGGTTAAGACATCGCTTGCACCCGGTTCTAAAGTCGTGAGTGATTATTTAAGTGCAAGCAAATTAGATAAAGATCTTGATAAATTAGGCTTTAACTTAGTTGGTTATGGTTGCACA from Alphaproteobacteria bacterium includes the following:
- the ccmA gene encoding heme ABC exporter ATP-binding protein CcmA, which translates into the protein MLDIKNLCFFRGMQRILRNISFTLNKSEALLIKGANGSGKTTLLKLIAGLLEHEDDTIHWQGHRIKENNVHYFGHSLPVDIELTGYEMLRFWLKISNHRFKKKQIEDHLSAFKINANDFIRTYSQGQKKRLFLAYYLNSSHRPIWIMDEIFTNLDQEASDILKDAIMKHLEAGGVAILSTHEKIGLEGCRELVL
- the acnA gene encoding aconitate hydratase AcnA — protein: MSDPKAKARQILKVGNTSYTYYSLASLNDPDINRLPVSLKVLLENLIRHYDGTHVKDADINAFKAWTKKKSSNHEISFMPARVLMQDFTGVPAVVDLAAMRDAVKKFGGDPTHINPMTPVDLVIDHSVMVDNYGTSDSFAQNVHFEYQRNKERYAFLRWGQQAFDNFRVVPPGTGICHQVNLEYLAQTVWTAHEEGSQNQVAYPDTLVGTDSHTTMVNGLAVLGWGVGGIEAEAVMLGQSISMIIPEVIGFKLTGALPEGTTATDLVLTVTQILRSKGVVGKFVEFFGSGLASLPLADRATIANMAPEYGATCGFFPIDQETIKYLEFTGRDAQRVKLVEAYAKAQGLWRDETSQDPIFTEIVELNLANVKSSMAGPKRPQDRVDVEAAPASFDTMFKESVSDGKVRSVQVEGQNYALQDGHVVIAAITSCTNTSNPSVMVGAGLLARKALAKGLNVKPWVKTSLAPGSKVVSDYLSASKLDKDLDKLGFNLVGYGCTTCIGNSGPLKPEIAKAIENQDLMVASVLSGNRNFEGRIHPQSKSNYLASPLLVVAYALLGTMRSDITKEPLGLDQSGKPVYLKDIWPSQKEIEETIQQSLTPQMFRDRYAHVFEGDKEWQAIQIPKDVTYVWDEKSTYVKNPPYFDQMGLSPNAIKDVKSARALAILGDSITTDHISPAGSIKKDGPAGKYLTDRNITPLDFNSYGARRGNDEIMVRGTFANIRLKNEMAPGTTGGITRFVPGNDTMSIFDASMKYQAQHIPLVVIAGKEYGTGSSRDWAAKGTMLLGVKAVIAESFERIHRSNLIGMGILPLEFKNNASRLSLKLTGDEVFDVIGIEKGLSPKMDVTFTITRPNGQKETIQLLCRIDTEDEVKYFENGGILHYVLRQILSDTPTRNNTKLRASAS